The genomic window ACAGCATCGACGACGCCTTCGAGGCCGTCCGCCTGGCGGCGATGATGCAAGCCGGCTGCCTGGTCGTCTACACCGGCTCGCGGTATCAGCACACGCACAATCACGCCAAGCGGTTGGCGCGCGACGCGCTGCGCGAGGTATCCGGTCTGGCCGCCGATCTGGGAGTGCAGCTGGCTTTGGAGCCGATGCATCCAGGCTGCGCCACCGATTTCACATTTCTTACGGACATCGACAAGACGCTGGAACTGATCGAGGCCGTGGGCAATCCGGCCCTGCGGATCGTGTTCGATACCTATCATTTCGGGCATGACGATCAGGTGCGGTCGCAACTCGGTGAGCTGGCCCCCCGCATTGCGATCGTGCATTTGGGCGACGGGCACGAGCCGCCGCAGCGCGAGCAGAATCGGGCCCGTCTGGGCGAAGGAAACGTGCCGCTGGCCGAAATCGTCGACGGCCTGGTTCGCGGAGGCTACAACGGCGACTACGACGTCGAGCTGATGGGCGAGGATATCGAAAATTCGTGCTACAAGTCGCTCTTGGCCGACTCGAAATGCGCCTTCGACCGACTCGTGGCGAGCTAGAGTTGTGCTAGTTCGTGCTCGTGCCGCGCCGGCTCGAAACTCGACGCACTCCGCCGCCGATCCGCGGCGGACCCTTGGCGAACCGCCTGCCACTTTGAGGACAGCCGTTTGATGCAATTTCGTACTCGTGCGATTCACGTCGGGCAGGAGCCCGATCCGCAGACCGGCGCCGTCATTCCGCCGGTGCACCTGGCGACAACGTTCGTGCAGCCGGGCGCGCACCCGAGCCTGGAGTTCGACTACTCGCGCTCCGGCAACCCGACCCGCAAGGCCTTCGAGACGACACTAGCTTCGCTCGAAGGGGGCACGCGGTCGCTGGCATTTGCGTCGGGCATGGCCGCCACGCATTGCGTGATGATGCTCTTGTCGCCGGGCGATCACGTCGTCGCGAGCGCTGATTTATACGGCGGGACGTACCGCCTGCTGCACAAGATTCTCGATCGCGCGCACGTGCGCGTGTCGACCGTGCCTTCGACCGATCTGGCGGCCGTGGCCGCCGCCTTTACGCCGGCCACGAAGCTCTTGTGGATCGAAACGCCGGGCAATCCGCTGATGTCGATCACCGATATTGCCGGCTGCGCCGAAATCGCGCATGCCCAGGGCGCTTTGCTGGGGGTCGATAATACGTTCGCCTCGCCGGTTCTCACCCGGCCGCTTGGCCTGGGCGCTGACGTCGTCATGCATTCGGCCACGAAGTATCTCGGCGGGCATAGCGACGTGTTGGGCGGAGCACTGGTCGTGCGGAATCGCGACCTGGGGGAACGCCTGTATTACATCCAGAACGCCACCGGGGCCGTGATGGGCCCATGGGACGCGTTTCTCTGTTCGCGCGGCTTGAAAACGCTCGAACTGCGTGTGCGCGAGCAATCGCGCACGGCCCACCAGATCGCCGACTCTCTGGCCGGCCACCCGCGCGTCAACCGCGTCTATTACCCGGGGCTATCGGGCCATCCGGGGCACGAGGTGGCCGTCCGGCAAATGGAGGGCGCCTTCGGCGCGATGCTTAGCTTCGAGCTGGCCGGTGAATTGGCGCAGGCCGCCGCGCTCGTGGAAAGTACGCACCTTTTCCGACTGGCGGTCAGCCTGGGTGCTGTGGAGTCGCTCATCGAGCTTCCGGCCACGATGTCGCATGCTAGCTATGACGCCGTCGCCCGACAGGCTTTCGGCATCACCGACGGTCTGATTCGCCTGAGCGTCGGCCTCGAAGCGTTCGAAGACCTGCGTGACGACTTGGAGCAGGCGATCAAGCAGGCGTTTGGCGAAGCGTGATCGCGGCAATTTCGCGCTCCGCATGAACGGGAACGATGCGACCAATCGGGCACGGCGGGCACGCCAGCCGGCTAATCGGCGGTCCCTTCTCGCCACCTTGCCAGCAACGCCACTTTGCGCGTCCGTGAATTGGCGGGCTTTGGCGAAATTTTTCCGGTCGCGATGAGTTTAACGTCAAGTTGCCACAGCGGCCCGTCCGATACCCTGGCTGTTAAACGACAGTCTCGCTGCTAGCACGACGGCGATTTCGTGCAGCTGGCCATGAAGGTGAGCGCGATGAACGAGCGGTTCGGGAAGTTTGCGTCAAGCATGATTGCATCGGTCGCGGGGTTGGCGATCGCGCTCGTGGCGGACTCGCTGCACGCGCAAAGCCGCTCCTACGACGAGCTGCCCGACTATCAACGCGCCCCCACGCAAAACGGCAACTGGCGTTACGACAGCCCGCGAGGTGCGGAGCCGCGAGCTGCACAAGCGGACGATGAGCGGCCGGTAGATCCCCGGCGCTACGAGACGGTCAACCGCGCGCGCCCCCGTTATCAGCAGCCGCCGCGTCGCATGCCGCCGGCCGAGCGTCCCTATCGCGACGGTGACGAGCGACAAGCGAGCAACGATCGCGGTCCGCGACTGCCTGATCGCTATGCGGCGCCCGAGCAACAGCCGCGAGACGATTATCGCCGGCCGCGCGACGGCCGACCGGCGGTCGACAGTCACGAGTTTCATGATCACGGCACCGACGAACACGCCGGTCATGACCACGCGCCGCGCGGGCCACGTCGCTATGACGACCAGGTGCAGCCGGTTGGCTACCAGTGGCGCGCCTCGCGCGAGCAGGCGCAGCGGGCGAAACTTTCCGAGGCTCCGGCCTACCGGCCAGGCGCCGAGAGCGGCGCCGAAAGCGGTCCCAACCTTGGCGTGCTGCCCAAGCGCGATTTGCTCGACGACACGCCGCGAATGGCCGCGCGACCGCGATATCGCCCCGCATCGACGATGAATCGGGAATACGAGCTGCCGCCAGCCGGTGCTCCGCAGCCGCAAGCCGAATTCGTGCCGGGCCCGAGCGGTGGCAATACGACGTATTATCCGAACGGCGCGCCCACGATGACCTACCCGCCGCAAGCGGGTGGCAACTTCGTTCCCGGCACGTACGGCGATGATGGGTTCGCGCCGGGTGGCGGCATGTCCGGTGGCCCCGATGGTTTTAGCGACGGCTACGACGACGGCGGCTATGGAGCGGACGGCTGGTACGACGATGGCGGACCGGTGACGTACGACGAGTATGGTCGTCCGCTGTATCTGACACCGTGCCCTTATTGTGGACAGTGCTGCGGCGGCATCAGTTGTCATCACCGCTGGCTCGACGAGTCGTCGGTGTTCGCCGGCGTACACGCCTTCAAGGGCGGACTCGACCAGGGACAAAACGGCAACTTCGGCTTTCAGGAAGGCGTAAACTTCGCGGGCGCCCTGTGGCATCAATACGGTATCGGTTACCAGGTCGGTGCGCAGTTCGTGCAGAGCGACCTTTCAGGCACGAACATCGCCAACGCGTTCAACAACTCGCGGCAGCAGTCGTTCCTCACTTTTGGCTTGTACCATCGCCCGCGATGCGGCCAAGGCTTGCAAGGCGGAATGGTGTACGACTGGCTCGACGATCGATTCTACACGCGGGCCCGCTTCGAACAGATCCGCGGCGAAATCAGCTACATCTTCGCCGGCGGCAACGAATTCGGTTACTGGGGAGCGTTT from Pirellulales bacterium includes these protein-coding regions:
- a CDS encoding sugar phosphate isomerase/epimerase family protein, producing MARLSMNEMTTYRWSFEEDVAHYKAAGIPAIGVWRQKLSDYGEEKGIELLAESGLAVSSLLWAGGFTGSDGRSFRDSIDDAFEAVRLAAMMQAGCLVVYTGSRYQHTHNHAKRLARDALREVSGLAADLGVQLALEPMHPGCATDFTFLTDIDKTLELIEAVGNPALRIVFDTYHFGHDDQVRSQLGELAPRIAIVHLGDGHEPPQREQNRARLGEGNVPLAEIVDGLVRGGYNGDYDVELMGEDIENSCYKSLLADSKCAFDRLVAS
- a CDS encoding PLP-dependent aspartate aminotransferase family protein — translated: MQFRTRAIHVGQEPDPQTGAVIPPVHLATTFVQPGAHPSLEFDYSRSGNPTRKAFETTLASLEGGTRSLAFASGMAATHCVMMLLSPGDHVVASADLYGGTYRLLHKILDRAHVRVSTVPSTDLAAVAAAFTPATKLLWIETPGNPLMSITDIAGCAEIAHAQGALLGVDNTFASPVLTRPLGLGADVVMHSATKYLGGHSDVLGGALVVRNRDLGERLYYIQNATGAVMGPWDAFLCSRGLKTLELRVREQSRTAHQIADSLAGHPRVNRVYYPGLSGHPGHEVAVRQMEGAFGAMLSFELAGELAQAAALVESTHLFRLAVSLGAVESLIELPATMSHASYDAVARQAFGITDGLIRLSVGLEAFEDLRDDLEQAIKQAFGEA
- a CDS encoding DUF6666 family protein; the protein is MNERFGKFASSMIASVAGLAIALVADSLHAQSRSYDELPDYQRAPTQNGNWRYDSPRGAEPRAAQADDERPVDPRRYETVNRARPRYQQPPRRMPPAERPYRDGDERQASNDRGPRLPDRYAAPEQQPRDDYRRPRDGRPAVDSHEFHDHGTDEHAGHDHAPRGPRRYDDQVQPVGYQWRASREQAQRAKLSEAPAYRPGAESGAESGPNLGVLPKRDLLDDTPRMAARPRYRPASTMNREYELPPAGAPQPQAEFVPGPSGGNTTYYPNGAPTMTYPPQAGGNFVPGTYGDDGFAPGGGMSGGPDGFSDGYDDGGYGADGWYDDGGPVTYDEYGRPLYLTPCPYCGQCCGGISCHHRWLDESSVFAGVHAFKGGLDQGQNGNFGFQEGVNFAGALWHQYGIGYQVGAQFVQSDLSGTNIANAFNNSRQQSFLTFGLYHRPRCGQGLQGGMVYDWLDDRFYTRARFEQIRGEISYIFAGGNEFGYWGAFATGANQTQTVNGVLLSFNSVNMNAFFYRKNFANGDQFRIWGGFTDNSGGLLGADHRIHMSNRWDLMGGFNYQIPDQGKDGGGPTQESWGLALNIVWYPTREPCGTHNGPFRSLFSVADNNWLMIRQK